The genome window TCTTTATTTTCCAGTAATTCCTCAATATGGTTATTTCAAATGGCCTACAGAAAAATCTATTTTTCAGACCTAAAATGCTTTATTTGATCCCAATTCTGCATTCTACGAAAAAAATTAATTGTTAAGTTTTAAACTTGCGAATCTTCAAGCAAATGGCAGGGATAAGGAACCTGTTACTTCTAATATGTTGTAAGTCCCCAGTGAAATTTCTTTCTAATTACTGAGTAAAAATCATTTTCTTTCCCGGGTAATCTCATTAACTTTGCAGTGTGAGTAGCTCTCTTTATTTTAATTTTTGTGCCATCTTTAATATTAAAAGCTTCTTGACCATCTAATTGTAAGAGTGCATCTTCATGAGGACGATTAAATGTAATCATTATGGTTTTGTTGTCAGAGATTATATGTGGTCTGCTTGTAAGAGTGTGCGCACAAATTGGTACAATCTCAATCCCATGTATTTCAGGATCCATAACAGCTCCACCAGCTGAGAGAGCATAAGCTGTTGAACCTGTTGGAGTAGATATTATTAATCCATCTGCAATGTAATCAGCAACAGGTTTGCCATCTACACTGAGTGCTATATGGATCATCTTATAACTTGTGCCACGGTTAATAACAATATCATTAAGTGCAAACAAAGGACCTTGGTTATCAATATATCC of Candidatus Melainabacteria bacterium contains these proteins:
- a CDS encoding NAD(+)/NADH kinase — protein: MTEGQKIKKVGLIYNASWDENLEVIKKIDKFLHEKNINTWIGKTSVEDSNLNLLNELLDFALVLGGDGTLLGASRVLAPKGIPIFGINTGHLGFLTQTSNKDVLEFVEKVLNNEYKIEERTMLSGYIDNQGPLFALNDIVINRGTSYKMIHIALSVDGKPVADYIADGLIISTPTGSTAYALSAGGAVMDPEIHGIEIVPICAHTLTSRPHIISDNKTIMITFNRPHEDALLQLDGQEAFNIKDGTKIKIKRATHTAKLMRLPGKENDFYSVIRKKFHWGLTTY